Proteins encoded together in one Pseudomonadota bacterium window:
- the tatA gene encoding twin-arginine translocase TatA/TatE family subunit, with the protein MRMGWTEILVILALVLLLFGARRLPDLARSLGRSLRQFKKGMKEIESDTTDES; encoded by the coding sequence ATGAGGATGGGATGGACCGAGATCCTTGTAATACTGGCGCTCGTGCTGCTCCTCTTCGGCGCGAGGAGGCTGCCCGACCTCGCGCGTTCTCTCGGCAGGAGCCTCAGGCAATTCAAGAAGGGGATGAAGGAGATCGAGTCTGATACCACGGACGAGAGCTGA